AACTATTTAAAATACTGGCATTGACGGCAGGAATTTTCGCCGCAATTGAAGCAAAATCACAAGATAGCTGGGCAGAGACCAGGAAGAGGATAGATGAGCTGTCCTCCATCGAAGACACCGCAGTACTGAACGCAAAACTGCGTTCCCTGCAGGAAAGCCCGTCCGAGAAAGACCGGATATTCGTTTACAACTACTATGCGGTAAAACGGATGAGTGACAAAGCGGAAGAAGTCCTGGAGACGGGTATAAAACAATTTCCCCGGGGAGAGTTGCGGCACATCCAGCTGTCGAATAACATGCAGTCGGAAAGAGATGTGGAGAAACTGGAAGCGCTGTATCTGAAAACAAGAAAAGAATACCCGCAGAAGCCTGCTCCGGTTTTTGCTGCATCGAGACTGGCTTCGGAATATGCCCGGAAAGACAATGCGGAAAAAATGTGGCATTACCTGGATGTGTTGAAGTCATCGAATTCGCAGGATCTTTATTTGTTCGAATTGATACGGCTGCCGGCCATTGATCCGGCAAACCTGGCCGCACGCCTCAAACCGGCGATCGATTCCATGGACGCCCAATACAAGGCGCTTGCAAAGACCAATGACACCAGCAGGAAAGCGCAGCACGCTATCCGGCAGACCCGGGGATACCTGAGTATGGCAGCTGCCAGCTACGCGAATACGCTGATAAAACAGGGCAAGAAGGAAGAAGCCTATCAGTTCATCAAGGAAAAGTATGCCGGTGGTGCAAACGCATTGGTAGCATCTTCGTACCTGAGTGCGCTGATTGCCACAAAACGGTTTAAAGAAGCTTTCCCCCTGATCGAGGATGCGTTGCAGGCGAATTTTGCGAACAGGGAAGCCAATGCAGCTTACCGGGATGCCTATGTAGCCGTACACGGCTCCGCGGATGGGTTCGAAGAACGGAAAAATGCACTCCTCAAAGATATAAGGCTTAAAATTCGCGGAGAGGCTATGAAAAAGGCCATTCGCAAGCCCGCTTCCGGTTTTACGCTACAGGATGTGGACGGGAAGACCGTATCTCTTGCTGATTTGAGAGGGAAAGTGGTGGTTATGGACTTTTGGGCTACCTGGTGTGGTCCCTGCAAGGCTTCATTCCCCTCCATGCAAATGGCGGTGGATAAGTACAAAAAGGACACCAATGTAGTCTTCCTCTTCATACACACAATGGACAAGGGAGAAGCTGACCCGACGGCCGCCGCAAAAAAGTATGTTACAGACAACCATTTTTCCTTTGAGGTACTGATGGACCTGCGCGACAAATCCACACAGGAAAGCAAAGTCGCCAAATTATACGGTGTAAGTGCCATTCCTACTAAAATCGTAATCGATCCGCAAGGCAATATCCGCTTCAACGTTTCCGGTTTCGGTGGATTGAACGAGATTGCTGTAGAAGAATTATCGGCCATGATTGAAATTGCGCGGGAGAAATCCTGAGCCGGTGCAATAAGAACGTTGTTCATTTCGAAAACCAATCAATATTAAAAACAGCCGCTGACGCTTTGGCTGGCGGGGAAAGAAGGCGTCTCAAAATAGAGGCGCCTTCTTTATTCTTTAGTTGAGTTCCTATCGTCAAATTGAACCGCATCATTGCCATCGATGTTTTCTTTCTCTTTTATACTGCTAAGCTATCGGATGCAAACTATATTCTTCTTTTTATTCTGAACCTGCCTGACAATTGTTTTTTGGACGGTTGTAACCACCGTTTTGATACCATAGCTCAGCAGTAAACCAGCCGGTATGAAGACAATAAAAATGGGCGCCCGTACTACCCGGCAACTCATTCTTATCAAATTGATAATTTTATGACCATGGCAGATTTTACCCATTTTTTGGATATCAAACACGAAAACGTCCGGATGCCAGCGGGATCGCAGAAAGGAATCAGTCTTAATTGACAAACTGGTCCTGTTCATTTTCCCTGAAAAGCTCAAGACAATTTCCCTTACAAATACGCCCCGGAAACAGACGGATATTCTAATAGCAAGCGCCGGTAAGTACCTTGCACAGGGAAAATGTAATCAGACTATGCTTATCTTTATCAAAAATCCGGTTGTATGAGACGTCTGCTATTTGCATCAGGCTATTTTATCTTGCTTGGCTGTCAATCCCTATATTGCCAGGATAATGACAAAGGGGCGCAAATTACAAGTGTAAAGATCGGGGAACAGGTATGGTCTGCGGATAATCTGGAAGTATTGACGTTCCGAAATGGAGATTCGGTTCCGCATGCCAGGTCCGCAGCGGAATGGGAAAAAGCGGGCCGCGAAGGTACCCCGGCATGGTGTTATTACCGGAACGACACGGGTGAAGTCCTCACATACGGCCGCATGTATAACTGGTTTGCAGTGAACGATGCGAGAGGGTTAGCGCCTGTTGGCTGGCGTATTGCTACGCAGGATGACTGGATTAAACTGGAGGAATTTCTAGGTATGGATGAGGCCGGAGTGTTGTTCAGAAGTGATTCCGTATGGAACACCGGCAATGTTCCTTCAGGTACGGGGATACTTTTGGGCGGATACCGGACCAGGGATGGCCGCTTTACCGGAATGGGCGAGTTTACTTATATGGCAAGTGCCACGGAAGCGGATGTGAGGGACTCGCGGGACGATCAGACGGCCATCTGGGGGCGCGGTGTGCATATCGATAATAAAACGGTCATGAGATGCGCGCTGGATAAACATTTCGGATTGTATGTGCGATGCGTAAGAGACCAGATACCTTAACGTCTGCGCTTGTTTTTGTAAGCGGTCATTTACTGGCAGGTTAAGCCACATTCTTGATAATATTGCCACATGTTGAAAGGCCGGAGGATTCAAACCTCCGGCCTTTCTATT
This genomic stretch from Chitinophaga sp. XS-30 harbors:
- a CDS encoding TlpA disulfide reductase family protein codes for the protein MKLFKILALTAGIFAAIEAKSQDSWAETRKRIDELSSIEDTAVLNAKLRSLQESPSEKDRIFVYNYYAVKRMSDKAEEVLETGIKQFPRGELRHIQLSNNMQSERDVEKLEALYLKTRKEYPQKPAPVFAASRLASEYARKDNAEKMWHYLDVLKSSNSQDLYLFELIRLPAIDPANLAARLKPAIDSMDAQYKALAKTNDTSRKAQHAIRQTRGYLSMAAASYANTLIKQGKKEEAYQFIKEKYAGGANALVASSYLSALIATKRFKEAFPLIEDALQANFANREANAAYRDAYVAVHGSADGFEERKNALLKDIRLKIRGEAMKKAIRKPASGFTLQDVDGKTVSLADLRGKVVVMDFWATWCGPCKASFPSMQMAVDKYKKDTNVVFLFIHTMDKGEADPTAAAKKYVTDNHFSFEVLMDLRDKSTQESKVAKLYGVSAIPTKIVIDPQGNIRFNVSGFGGLNEIAVEELSAMIEIAREKS
- a CDS encoding fibrobacter succinogenes major paralogous domain-containing protein; protein product: MRRLLFASGYFILLGCQSLYCQDNDKGAQITSVKIGEQVWSADNLEVLTFRNGDSVPHARSAAEWEKAGREGTPAWCYYRNDTGEVLTYGRMYNWFAVNDARGLAPVGWRIATQDDWIKLEEFLGMDEAGVLFRSDSVWNTGNVPSGTGILLGGYRTRDGRFTGMGEFTYMASATEADVRDSRDDQTAIWGRGVHIDNKTVMRCALDKHFGLYVRCVRDQIP